One segment of Candidatus Margulisiibacteriota bacterium DNA contains the following:
- the acpS gene encoding holo-[acyl-carrier-protein] synthase — protein sequence MIGIDIVEVSRIKKIIDAYGDKFLKKVFSAGEIKYSTVSPEMQYQRFAVRFAAKEAVVKALGTGFRTITWKDIEIVKNDMDKPLVKLSEKASTFCEQQGIKNIHVSLSHTRNYAVANVLLEKSYQGLSQ from the coding sequence ATGATTGGAATCGATATCGTCGAAGTATCACGCATAAAAAAAATAATAGATGCATATGGCGACAAATTTTTAAAAAAAGTTTTTTCTGCCGGCGAGATCAAGTATTCTACTGTATCTCCTGAAATGCAGTATCAGCGTTTTGCCGTAAGGTTCGCAGCAAAGGAAGCAGTCGTAAAAGCTCTAGGTACGGGATTTCGCACTATTACGTGGAAAGATATTGAGATTGTCAAAAATGATATGGACAAACCTTTGGTCAAATTGTCTGAAAAAGCATCAACTTTTTGTGAACAACAAGGCATTAAAAATATCCATGTCAGTTTGTCTCACACTCGGAATTATGCGGTTGCTAACGTGTTGCTTGAAAAGAGTTATCAGGGTTTAAGTCAATAA
- a CDS encoding branched chain amino acid aminotransferase codes for MVYALFKGKIVPLEEAKISVVTHALNYGTGVFEGIRGYYNEEKQSIFILKLREHFERLFNSAKIMMIDIHYTVDELCEKTLEIAKLNNYKEDFYIRPLAYKSSEIIGVRLHNLESDLTIFTAPFGAYVDIESGIRVRTSSWKRIDDTMMPARAKVCGAYVNSAFAKTDAMLDGYDEAIMLNLDGHVAEGSAENLFMYKNGKMITPHIHENILEGITRFALIQLLQDELGIEVVERSIDRTELYLADEMFLCGTGAQVSPVIEIDRRKIGTGAVGGITKKLQDIYFDIVRGNNQKYSGWVTEVK; via the coding sequence ATGGTATACGCTCTGTTTAAAGGTAAAATAGTTCCACTGGAAGAAGCAAAGATTTCAGTAGTTACACATGCATTGAACTATGGGACCGGTGTTTTTGAAGGAATCCGGGGATACTATAATGAAGAGAAACAATCTATATTTATTCTTAAGCTAAGAGAACATTTCGAGCGACTTTTTAATTCTGCTAAAATAATGATGATCGATATTCATTATACAGTAGATGAGCTTTGCGAAAAGACGTTAGAAATAGCAAAACTTAATAATTATAAAGAAGATTTTTATATAAGGCCTCTTGCTTATAAATCTTCAGAAATAATTGGTGTCAGATTACACAATCTTGAATCGGATTTAACTATATTTACGGCACCTTTTGGAGCCTATGTTGATATTGAATCAGGCATTCGGGTAAGAACATCATCATGGAAGAGGATAGATGATACCATGATGCCTGCACGAGCAAAGGTGTGTGGCGCTTATGTTAACTCTGCATTTGCAAAGACCGATGCCATGCTCGATGGTTACGATGAAGCAATAATGCTTAATTTGGATGGTCATGTGGCTGAAGGATCAGCCGAAAACCTTTTTATGTATAAAAATGGAAAGATGATCACTCCTCATATTCATGAAAATATTCTGGAAGGAATTACGAGATTTGCATTAATTCAACTATTGCAGGATGAGCTGGGTATCGAGGTGGTTGAGCGTTCTATTGACAGGACGGAGCTATATCTGGCGGATGAGATGTTCCTGTGTGGTACTGGAGCTCAGGTTTCTCCTGTGATAGAAATTGATAGGCGAAAAATCGGCACTGGTGCCGTGGGCGGGATTACGAAGAAACTTCAGGATATTTACTTTGATATTGTTCGCGGAAATAATCAGAAATACTCAGGTTGGGTTACGGAAGTAAAATAA
- a CDS encoding preprotein translocase subunit SecA, protein MLKFIAKLFGDANQKKIAALQPLVDKINLFEPEIVPLSDEELRNKTSYFKQLLANGKTIDDLLPEAFAVVREAAKRSIGMRHFDVQLLGGIVLHQGKITEMKTGEGKTLVATLPAYLNALTGEGVYVVTVNDYLAKRDREWMGKVYEFLGLSVGVIQSQMSHVERKISYNADITYGTNNEFGFDYLRDNMATSIEECVQRNLNFAIVDEVDSILIDEARTPLIISGMVEDSTAKYKKIARIAKMLTINEDYTVDEKQKNVILTENGMERAEKELNIESLYDVANMDTAHMIVQCLKAIKLFKRDVDYVINEGEVVIVDEFTGRLMIGRRYSDGLHQAIEAVENVNIRAESQTLASITFQNYFRMFKKLAGMTGTAMTEEAEFGKIYGLEVLDIPTNRDMVREDAPDVIYKSRNEKYKAIINEVATAHKEGIPVLVGTIAIETSEHLSELLQRKGVPHHVLNAKYHEKEAEIISQAGKKGAVTIATNMAGRGTDIVLGEGVSGIGGLHVIGTERHESRRIDNQLRGRSGRQGDPGFSKFYVSLEDELMRLFGSDRIAKIMGTLGLPDDTPIEHSLVSRAIEKAQKKVEMHNFEIRKQILKFDDVMNKQRDSFYKLRRTILEGATLKEKVREIINNIIVDFVNLHVPEKVDINKTQWDKELLVESLQNIFPIENISAIVENSNSREDLTQDLMSVASELYEHKERIIGEENHRELEKIVMLRIADTKWIDHLHNMDVLRDGIGLRAYGQRDPLVEYKIEGYTMFREMMTMIEEESVSMLYRMQPVVQEVEVAPIVRNVSYSGGQTEEALQPVHNLGKVGRNDVCSCGSGKKYKKCCGN, encoded by the coding sequence TTGTTAAAGTTTATAGCTAAATTGTTTGGTGATGCGAATCAAAAGAAGATTGCTGCATTGCAACCGTTGGTGGACAAGATAAACCTGTTTGAACCGGAAATTGTTCCATTGAGTGATGAAGAGTTGAGGAATAAAACCTCTTACTTTAAACAGCTTCTTGCTAACGGAAAGACTATCGATGATCTTTTGCCGGAGGCCTTTGCTGTCGTACGTGAAGCTGCCAAAAGGTCAATTGGAATGCGACATTTTGATGTTCAGCTTTTGGGCGGAATAGTTCTTCACCAGGGTAAGATTACGGAAATGAAGACCGGGGAAGGAAAAACTCTGGTTGCGACTTTGCCTGCATATCTTAATGCTTTGACCGGTGAAGGCGTTTATGTTGTTACGGTCAATGATTACCTGGCAAAAAGAGACAGGGAATGGATGGGTAAAGTTTATGAGTTCCTTGGATTAAGTGTTGGTGTTATTCAGTCTCAAATGAGCCATGTTGAACGAAAAATCTCTTATAATGCTGACATTACTTATGGAACGAATAATGAGTTTGGTTTTGACTACTTAAGGGACAATATGGCCACAAGCATTGAGGAATGCGTGCAGAGAAATCTTAATTTTGCGATCGTTGATGAAGTTGATAGTATTCTTATCGATGAAGCTAGGACTCCATTAATAATATCTGGAATGGTGGAAGATTCGACCGCAAAATATAAAAAAATAGCACGTATCGCAAAAATGCTTACAATAAATGAAGATTATACCGTCGATGAAAAACAAAAAAATGTTATCCTGACCGAAAATGGAATGGAAAGAGCTGAAAAAGAGCTTAATATCGAAAGCCTTTATGATGTTGCTAATATGGACACAGCACATATGATAGTCCAATGTCTGAAGGCAATCAAATTGTTTAAGCGGGATGTTGATTATGTTATCAACGAAGGAGAGGTTGTTATCGTCGATGAATTTACCGGTAGATTGATGATTGGCCGACGATATAGTGATGGATTGCATCAGGCTATTGAAGCAGTGGAAAATGTTAATATTAGAGCTGAAAGCCAAACTCTTGCCTCTATTACTTTTCAGAATTATTTCCGAATGTTCAAAAAACTTGCCGGTATGACCGGAACTGCGATGACAGAAGAAGCAGAATTCGGGAAAATCTACGGACTGGAAGTTCTTGATATTCCTACCAATAGAGATATGGTGCGTGAAGATGCTCCTGATGTCATCTACAAGTCAAGGAATGAAAAATATAAAGCAATTATTAACGAAGTAGCTACAGCACATAAGGAAGGCATCCCTGTTCTTGTTGGTACTATTGCGATTGAGACCTCTGAGCATTTATCAGAATTACTTCAGAGAAAAGGTGTTCCGCACCACGTTTTAAATGCTAAATACCACGAAAAAGAGGCAGAGATTATCTCACAGGCTGGAAAAAAAGGTGCAGTGACTATAGCGACTAATATGGCTGGACGGGGTACTGATATTGTCCTGGGTGAAGGAGTTTCAGGTATAGGCGGACTTCATGTTATTGGTACTGAACGTCATGAGAGCAGACGAATTGATAATCAGTTGAGAGGAAGATCAGGGCGGCAAGGAGATCCCGGATTCTCCAAGTTCTATGTATCCCTTGAAGATGAACTTATGCGATTGTTTGGCTCTGACCGGATCGCAAAGATCATGGGGACGCTGGGGCTTCCTGATGACACCCCGATTGAGCATTCATTAGTATCGAGAGCGATAGAGAAGGCACAGAAAAAAGTAGAAATGCATAATTTCGAAATTCGTAAACAGATACTTAAGTTTGATGATGTTATGAATAAACAAAGAGATTCTTTCTATAAACTGAGAAGAACGATCCTTGAGGGGGCCACCCTCAAAGAGAAGGTTCGCGAAATAATCAATAATATTATAGTTGATTTTGTTAACCTTCATGTTCCTGAAAAGGTTGATATAAATAAAACCCAATGGGATAAGGAACTCCTTGTTGAATCGTTGCAGAACATATTTCCCATAGAAAATATTTCGGCTATTGTTGAGAACTCAAACTCAAGAGAAGACCTTACTCAAGATTTGATGTCCGTTGCTTCAGAACTCTATGAACATAAGGAACGAATTATCGGTGAAGAAAATCACCGGGAGCTGGAAAAAATCGTAATGCTCAGGATTGCGGATACGAAATGGATCGACCATCTTCATAACATGGACGTTCTCCGTGACGGGATAGGTCTAAGAGCATACGGACAGAGAGATCCGCTTGTTGAATATAAGATTGAAGGCTATACCATGTTTCGCGAGATGATGACAATGATAGAAGAAGAGTCGGTGAGTATGCTGTATCGAATGCAACCAGTGGTGCAGGAAGTAGAAGTTGCACCTATTGTAAGGAACGTGTCTTATAGTGGCGGGCAGACAGAAGAAGCTTTGCAACCGGTTCACAATCTAGGCAAAGTAGGAAGAAATGATGTGTGCTCTTGCGGGAGCGGGAAAAAATATAAGAAGTGTTGTGGAAATTAA
- a CDS encoding glycosyltransferase, with translation MEVVLEMEQYSILGVNVTDVTYQQLYENVKDHIDNGSGLKLVFTPNPEIIYMAQFDPDIKTMLNSSDINLPDGIGVLIASKMLGHPIKERITGIDTMLYLCEKKAGSVFLFGSKPGIAELAAIELEKRYPGLKVVGFHDGYFQDDSKMVELINRSGADIVFVGLGAPKQENWLVKNKDKLQPKVAMVIGGSMDVISGTKKRAPQIFQKLNVEWVFRFFQEPSRFMRIIVLPKFLLRVILNCKK, from the coding sequence ATGGAGGTAGTCCTGGAAATGGAACAGTATAGTATTCTTGGAGTTAATGTTACAGATGTCACTTATCAACAGCTTTACGAAAATGTAAAGGACCATATTGATAACGGTTCAGGTCTAAAGTTGGTTTTTACGCCAAATCCAGAAATTATTTATATGGCCCAGTTTGATCCTGATATCAAGACTATGTTGAATAGCAGCGATATTAATTTGCCCGATGGGATAGGAGTATTGATAGCCTCAAAAATGTTAGGGCACCCGATCAAAGAAAGAATAACCGGAATTGATACCATGCTGTATCTTTGCGAAAAAAAAGCGGGTAGTGTCTTTCTGTTTGGTTCAAAGCCCGGGATTGCCGAACTTGCAGCGATTGAGCTGGAGAAACGTTATCCCGGACTCAAAGTTGTGGGCTTCCATGATGGGTACTTCCAGGATGATAGCAAGATGGTTGAGTTGATAAACCGGAGCGGTGCTGATATTGTTTTTGTCGGTCTTGGTGCGCCGAAGCAGGAAAATTGGCTTGTTAAGAATAAGGATAAGTTACAACCAAAGGTTGCGATGGTAATTGGAGGCTCGATGGATGTGATTTCAGGTACGAAAAAAAGAGCGCCCCAAATATTCCAGAAATTAAATGTTGAATGGGTATTCCGGTTTTTCCAGGAACCGTCACGTTTCATGCGGATAATCGTACTCCCGAAGTTTTTATTGCGTGTAATACTAAATTGTAAAAAGTAA
- the prfB gene encoding peptide chain release factor 2 (programmed frameshift), whose product MELTELKTLASKMLDEITKMGNYLDLPNLQFKISELEKQSESQDFWNKPDSANKVVKELSIFKQKFDRYQKLYTEISDQLEFINLLLEENEADDEHAEDLKKTFDVLYSEFQHFEIESLLNGPYDNNNGIFVITAGAGGTDAQDWALMLFRMYTRFFERQGFRFEVSDYSPGDEAGIKGATILVEGLYAYGYLKNEIGIHRLVRISPFNANGKRQTSFASVDVIPQVEEDKNTIISPEEIRIDTYRSSGAGGQHVNKTDSAVRITHIPTGLVVQCQAGRSQTKNKEMAMHILYSKLYNLKMDQQKESLSKARSEKKEIGWGNQIRSYVFHPYSLVKDHRTKIETGNVNSVMDGDIAEFIEGYLRSQVQ is encoded by the exons ATGGAATTAACTGAATTAAAGACACTAGCGAGTAAAATGCTCGATGAAATAACTAAGATGGGAAACTATCTT GACCTACCTAATCTACAGTTCAAAATTTCCGAATTAGAAAAACAATCCGAATCTCAGGATTTCTGGAATAAACCAGACTCTGCCAATAAGGTAGTCAAAGAACTATCGATCTTTAAACAGAAATTTGATCGCTACCAGAAGCTGTACACTGAAATTTCTGATCAACTTGAGTTTATCAATTTATTACTCGAAGAAAATGAAGCAGATGACGAGCATGCTGAAGATCTAAAGAAAACATTTGATGTGCTTTATTCTGAATTTCAGCATTTCGAAATAGAGTCTTTGTTAAATGGTCCGTATGACAATAATAACGGTATTTTTGTTATCACGGCAGGCGCTGGTGGCACTGATGCTCAGGATTGGGCGCTAATGCTTTTTCGTATGTATACGAGATTCTTTGAAAGGCAAGGATTTCGTTTCGAAGTTTCTGATTATTCCCCTGGAGATGAAGCCGGCATTAAAGGTGCTACTATTTTGGTGGAAGGCTTATATGCTTATGGTTATTTGAAGAATGAGATTGGAATTCATAGGCTCGTGCGGATATCACCATTTAATGCCAATGGTAAAAGACAGACTTCTTTTGCCTCAGTTGATGTTATCCCCCAAGTGGAAGAAGATAAGAATACTATAATAAGCCCTGAAGAAATCAGGATCGATACCTATCGGTCAAGCGGCGCTGGCGGACAGCATGTAAATAAGACAGATTCTGCTGTTCGAATTACGCATATACCGACAGGGCTGGTGGTTCAATGCCAGGCAGGCAGATCGCAGACAAAAAACAAAGAGATGGCCATGCATATTTTGTATTCAAAATTGTACAATTTAAAAATGGACCAGCAAAAAGAGTCATTGAGCAAGGCCCGAAGCGAAAAGAAAGAGATCGGCTGGGGCAATCAAATCAGATCGTACGTATTTCATCCATACTCACTCGTAAAGGATCATAGGACAAAGATTGAGACTGGTAATGTTAATTCTGTTATGGATGGTGATATTGCAGAATTTATTGAGGGATATTTGCGTTCGCAAGTGCAATGA
- the raiA gene encoding ribosome-associated translation inhibitor RaiA: MKIMKVIVRGHNLEMTEALKDYAEKKLSKIEKYFDNIQKVNVELDYRSTKEEDKRHVAQVTIWASGSLIRGEIASKDMYASIDMVFNKLEKQVIKYKEKLKTRKKEKSSIGKTLVAEILEEERNNLPKISKSKILSLTEMTPEEATLQMKMIDHDFFVYKNIDTGAVNIAYTRKEGDFGNLIVS; encoded by the coding sequence ATGAAAATAATGAAAGTTATAGTTAGAGGCCATAACTTAGAAATGACAGAAGCGCTAAAAGATTATGCAGAAAAAAAATTATCTAAAATAGAAAAATATTTTGATAATATTCAGAAGGTTAACGTTGAGCTTGACTATAGATCAACAAAAGAAGAGGATAAACGGCATGTGGCTCAGGTAACAATTTGGGCATCAGGATCATTAATACGTGGTGAGATAGCTTCAAAGGATATGTATGCCTCGATTGATATGGTTTTTAACAAGCTGGAGAAACAGGTAATAAAATATAAAGAAAAACTAAAGACCAGAAAAAAAGAGAAGTCATCAATTGGCAAAACGCTTGTAGCCGAGATTCTTGAAGAGGAAAGAAATAACCTGCCTAAAATATCAAAGAGCAAAATACTTTCGCTTACTGAGATGACACCCGAGGAAGCTACCTTACAAATGAAAATGATTGATCATGACTTTTTCGTTTATAAAAACATTGACACTGGTGCGGTTAATATTGCCTATACAAGAAAAGAAGGCGATTTCGGGAATTTAATCGTAAGCTAA